One Natrinema halophilum genomic window carries:
- a CDS encoding ferritin-like domain-containing protein, with the protein MTTDEITDLLTEAYIDELETVMNYLSNAIVLDGIHAEEVKASLEQDIQEELDHARMLGERLKQLDESPPGSESFEANQHSLQPPADTTDVQSVIEGVLEAENDAIETYRSLVEAAADANDPVTEDVAVTVLSDEEAHHTEFRGFQKEFPTD; encoded by the coding sequence ATGACGACCGACGAGATCACCGACCTGCTGACGGAGGCGTACATCGACGAACTCGAGACAGTAATGAACTACCTCTCCAACGCGATCGTCCTCGACGGCATCCACGCCGAGGAGGTCAAAGCGAGTCTCGAGCAAGATATTCAGGAGGAACTCGATCACGCGCGGATGCTCGGCGAGCGCCTGAAACAGCTCGACGAATCCCCGCCCGGTTCGGAGTCGTTCGAGGCGAACCAGCACAGTCTCCAGCCGCCGGCGGACACGACCGACGTTCAGTCGGTCATCGAAGGCGTCCTCGAGGCCGAGAACGATGCGATCGAGACGTACCGCTCGCTGGTGGAGGCCGCCGCCGACGCAAACGACCCCGTTACGGAGGACGTAGCGGTGACGGTTCTCTCCGACGAGGAGGCCCACCATACGGAATTTCGCGGCTTCCAGAAGGAGTTCCCGACGGACTAG
- a CDS encoding LeuA family protein codes for MVAPRIQIQCLHKTTRPLTPVRGVEFFQGTLDSTDEIESARVFDTTLRDGEQSPGTSFSYDDKRQIASVLDEMGTHVIEAGFPVNSDAEFEAVRDIASSTSSTTAGLARVVDGDIEAALDSGVEMVHVFVSTSDVQIEDSMHATREEVVQRAVESVERVKEAGVTCMFSPMDATRTDEEYLIEVIEAVSDAGTDWINIPDTCGVATPTRFRAMIEKVLAHTDARVDVHTHDDFGLATANALAGIEAGASQAQVSVNSIGERAGNAAYEEFVMAVESLYQTDTGIDTTRITELSEIVEEKSGMPTPGNKPVVGGNAFSHESGIHAAGVIENSDTFEPGVMTPEMVGAERRLVMGKHTGTHSVRERLVECGFDPTDEQVTAVTRRVKDYGAEKRRVTVDVLERFAEEAGVERQQDQEEVRV; via the coding sequence ATCGTCGCACCTCGGATTCAGATACAATGTCTTCACAAGACAACCCGTCCTCTGACACCAGTCAGGGGGGTCGAGTTCTTCCAGGGCACGTTAGATTCCACTGACGAAATAGAGTCAGCACGTGTCTTCGATACGACCCTCCGGGACGGCGAACAGTCGCCCGGCACTTCGTTTTCCTACGACGATAAACGGCAGATCGCGTCCGTTCTGGACGAGATGGGAACTCACGTCATCGAGGCGGGATTCCCCGTCAACTCGGACGCCGAGTTCGAGGCCGTTCGTGATATCGCTTCGTCCACCAGTTCGACGACCGCCGGCCTCGCCCGCGTCGTCGACGGGGACATCGAAGCGGCGCTCGACTCCGGCGTCGAAATGGTGCACGTCTTCGTCAGCACCAGCGACGTCCAGATCGAGGATTCGATGCATGCCACCCGGGAGGAAGTCGTACAGCGCGCAGTTGAATCAGTCGAACGCGTCAAAGAGGCGGGCGTGACCTGCATGTTCTCGCCGATGGATGCGACGCGAACCGACGAAGAATACCTGATCGAAGTCATCGAGGCGGTTTCCGACGCGGGGACCGACTGGATCAACATCCCGGACACCTGTGGCGTCGCAACGCCGACCCGGTTCCGGGCCATGATCGAGAAAGTCCTCGCCCACACCGACGCTCGGGTCGACGTCCACACCCACGACGACTTCGGACTGGCCACCGCCAACGCACTGGCGGGTATCGAAGCGGGCGCGTCCCAGGCGCAGGTGTCGGTCAACTCCATCGGGGAGCGGGCCGGCAACGCCGCCTACGAGGAGTTCGTGATGGCCGTCGAGTCGCTCTACCAGACTGACACCGGCATCGACACGACGCGCATCACCGAACTCTCGGAAATCGTCGAAGAGAAAAGCGGAATGCCGACGCCGGGCAACAAGCCCGTCGTCGGGGGCAACGCCTTCTCCCACGAAAGCGGCATCCACGCAGCCGGCGTCATCGAAAACTCCGACACCTTCGAACCCGGCGTCATGACTCCCGAGATGGTCGGTGCCGAGCGCAGGCTCGTTATGGGCAAGCACACCGGCACCCACTCGGTCCGGGAGCGACTCGTCGAGTGCGGGTTCGACCCCACCGACGAACAGGTCACGGCAGTTACTCGCCGCGTCAAAGACTACGGTGCCGAGAAGCGCCGCGTCACAGTCGACGTGCTGGAGCGCTTCGCCGAAGAGGCTGGCGTCGAACGCCAGCAGGATCAGGAGGAGGTGCGCGTCTGA